One Methylomonas sp. LL1 DNA window includes the following coding sequences:
- a CDS encoding ABC transporter permease, protein MNRFRLALRLLKRDGRSGELTLLVLALLIAVASSTTISLFADRLQRTFTLQAAEFLAGDLVLAGSAPIERNWLDRAASLGLSQSQTTEFSSVLLENEQMLLASIKAASLGYPLRGFLKTLAAETAEENKAYQGPEPGTAWVEKRVLSALHLNLGDTLTVGEKPLTVTKILSYEPDKRGDFYSFSPRVLIHRADLEATGVIQPGSHVHYFYQFSGSEAVLNTYKQWLKPQLNPSQRILDIHEDRPELGSALTRAERYLGLSSIVVILIAGVAIAMAAGRYTERHFNATALLRCLGCTQNEIVRLYALQFLLLGTLASAAGCALGWLGQLGLFYLLKPLLPQQLANPGGWAVVFGFVTGMAILLGFALPPLLRLKRVTPLRVLRRELAPMPTTAWLIYGLALAVMSVLVWRYSNDWQMTASILGGGMLVVLILGLLIAGLLRLIRPGLSRLNLTWRFGVQGLLRNRRASIGQVLAFAITLAAMNLSFSVRNDLIDQWREQLPDRAPNHFALNIIPERQQAFEQDLQRAGIVSSRFYPVVRGRLVTINDEAVQKRVSKDSRGEAATQRELSLTWSETVPEDNSITAGQAWPLDKPGLVSVEQKLAENLGINVGDNLQFTVGSEQVGAKVANIRGLQWDTMRPNFYMIFSPGTLDDFPTTYLTSFYLADSQKNLLNQLLKTYPATTILEVDQILKQFKTILKQLTQAIDLLLLFALLAGFMVLLAAVHATLDNRIHEGALMRTLGAKRDWLGKTHLIEFGLLGALAGFLAAIISQAILYVLYRWVMHIQFRLEFYAWIGLPIIGFLAVGLIGYWGVREVVNQSPMRVLRRL, encoded by the coding sequence ATGAACCGCTTTAGGCTGGCTTTACGATTGCTGAAACGCGATGGTCGTTCCGGCGAACTGACCTTGCTGGTGTTGGCCTTGCTGATCGCGGTAGCCAGCTCGACTACGATTTCGCTATTCGCCGATCGGTTGCAACGCACATTCACGCTACAGGCCGCCGAGTTTCTGGCCGGCGATCTGGTGTTGGCCGGTTCCGCGCCGATTGAGCGGAACTGGCTGGATCGGGCAGCGTCATTGGGTTTAAGCCAGTCGCAAACCACCGAATTCAGCAGCGTATTGCTGGAAAACGAGCAGATGTTGCTGGCGTCGATTAAGGCCGCCAGTCTGGGTTATCCGTTGCGCGGTTTTTTGAAAACTCTGGCTGCCGAAACGGCCGAAGAAAACAAAGCCTATCAAGGTCCCGAGCCGGGTACGGCTTGGGTGGAAAAACGGGTGTTGTCGGCGTTGCATTTAAATTTAGGTGACACGCTAACGGTGGGCGAAAAGCCGCTGACGGTAACTAAGATATTGAGTTATGAGCCCGACAAACGCGGGGATTTTTACAGCTTTTCGCCGCGAGTGCTGATTCATCGGGCCGATTTAGAGGCTACCGGCGTGATTCAGCCCGGTAGCCATGTGCATTATTTCTATCAATTCAGCGGTTCCGAAGCGGTGTTAAACACCTATAAGCAATGGCTGAAACCGCAACTTAATCCCTCGCAACGGATTTTGGATATTCATGAAGACCGGCCGGAACTGGGTTCCGCGCTGACAAGAGCCGAGCGTTACCTGGGCTTGTCCAGCATCGTGGTAATTTTAATTGCCGGCGTGGCGATCGCGATGGCGGCCGGCCGTTATACCGAGCGCCATTTCAATGCCACGGCCTTGTTGCGTTGCCTGGGATGCACCCAAAATGAAATCGTTCGCTTGTATGCCTTGCAGTTTTTGCTGTTGGGTACGCTCGCCAGCGCTGCCGGTTGTGCATTGGGATGGCTGGGGCAACTTGGGTTGTTTTATTTGTTAAAACCTTTATTGCCACAACAGTTGGCCAATCCGGGCGGGTGGGCAGTGGTGTTCGGTTTCGTTACCGGTATGGCAATATTACTGGGTTTTGCCTTGCCGCCGTTATTGCGCCTGAAAAGGGTTACCCCGCTACGGGTGTTGCGCCGGGAACTGGCGCCCATGCCGACCACGGCTTGGTTGATTTATGGCCTGGCTCTGGCGGTGATGTCGGTGTTGGTCTGGCGCTATAGCAATGACTGGCAAATGACGGCCAGCATTCTGGGGGGCGGCATGCTGGTAGTGTTGATATTGGGCCTCCTGATAGCCGGTTTGCTGAGATTGATACGGCCAGGTCTGTCACGCTTGAACCTGACCTGGCGCTTTGGCGTGCAAGGCCTGTTGCGTAACAGGCGAGCAAGCATCGGCCAGGTTCTGGCTTTCGCTATCACGCTGGCGGCGATGAATCTAAGTTTTAGTGTACGTAACGATTTAATCGACCAGTGGCGGGAACAGCTACCGGATCGGGCGCCAAACCATTTTGCTCTGAATATTATCCCGGAACGACAGCAAGCTTTTGAGCAGGACTTGCAGCGGGCCGGCATAGTCAGTAGCCGGTTTTATCCGGTGGTTCGCGGACGGCTGGTGACTATCAATGACGAGGCCGTGCAGAAAAGAGTCAGCAAGGACAGCCGGGGCGAGGCCGCGACCCAGCGCGAATTGAGTCTGACCTGGTCGGAAACGGTGCCGGAGGATAACAGCATCACTGCCGGACAGGCCTGGCCGTTGGATAAACCCGGGCTGGTGTCGGTGGAGCAAAAGCTGGCGGAGAATTTGGGCATCAACGTCGGTGATAATTTGCAGTTTACGGTCGGCAGCGAGCAAGTCGGCGCCAAGGTCGCCAATATCCGCGGTTTGCAATGGGACACCATGAGGCCGAATTTTTACATGATATTCTCGCCCGGTACGCTGGATGATTTCCCGACTACCTATCTCACCAGTTTTTATTTGGCGGACTCGCAAAAAAATCTATTAAATCAATTGCTCAAAACCTATCCAGCCACCACCATACTGGAGGTCGATCAGATTCTGAAGCAGTTTAAAACCATACTGAAGCAACTGACCCAGGCCATCGATTTGTTGTTGTTGTTTGCCTTGCTGGCCGGATTTATGGTGTTGTTGGCCGCGGTCCATGCCACTTTGGACAATCGGATTCATGAGGGCGCGTTGATGCGTACCTTGGGCGCCAAACGCGACTGGCTCGGGAAAACGCACTTGATCGAGTTTGGCTTGTTGGGCGCCCTGGCGGGATTTTTGGCCGCGATAATTTCGCAGGCGATCCTATATGTTTTATATCGCTGGGTGATGCATATCCAATTCCGGCTGGAATTTTATGCCTGGATTGGGCTACCTATCATCGGTTTTTTGGCGGTCGGCCTGATCGGATATTGGGGCGTGCGGGAGGTGGTCAATCAAT